In Ruminiclostridium papyrosolvens DSM 2782, the following proteins share a genomic window:
- a CDS encoding P-II family nitrogen regulator: MKMIVAIVRPEAFEDVKQALFNAKVAKMTVSHVKGCGQQMGYTESYRGTVTEVNLLNKIRFEICVNDDYVKPTVNAIMETARSGNIGDGKIFVLPIEECYRIRTGEEGSDAIG, translated from the coding sequence ATGAAGATGATAGTTGCAATTGTTAGGCCGGAAGCTTTTGAAGATGTAAAGCAGGCACTTTTTAATGCAAAGGTTGCAAAAATGACAGTAAGCCATGTAAAAGGCTGTGGACAGCAGATGGGGTACACCGAGAGCTACCGTGGTACTGTTACGGAAGTAAATCTTTTGAACAAAATCAGATTTGAAATCTGCGTCAATGATGACTATGTAAAGCCTACAGTAAATGCCATAATGGAAACTGCAAGAAGCGGTAACATAGGAGACGGTAAAATTTTTGTACTTCCCATCGAAGAATGTTACCGTATCAGAACAGGAGAAGAAGGTTCCGACGCTATCGGCTAG
- a CDS encoding ABC transporter permease produces the protein MSRINRVAIGTAYPADFSLVTYVDSGDTSNLTITLHAYDNTETDGLFAEEKYRLLEGTPITEKRGGVIIDSILAEANGLSIGDMLTFRTETGANTSGKIVGIFFSGMERQQENSVMSAYRIENQIFVDHGIFASLFTSYDFSRLSVYAADPDALTTLHQQIESMLGESISITTSDALYQQIQAPLKQIIRITSLILTLIVTTAIIVISLLLCMWMRTRKKEMAVLISLGVSKLDLFLQAITESLFLLYLAIMGAITCSSLFLNKLMNNLFPSDSLIGMANIRLEGQHILMLIVMGSAIVLLTVGISVSPALWASPRDTFSRVEG, from the coding sequence GTGAGTCGTATCAATCGGGTGGCAATAGGCACGGCTTATCCTGCTGATTTTTCTCTTGTAACATATGTAGATTCAGGGGATACTTCAAACCTGACAATCACTCTCCATGCTTATGATAATACTGAAACTGACGGGTTGTTTGCGGAGGAAAAATACCGTTTGCTAGAAGGTACCCCCATCACAGAAAAACGGGGTGGGGTAATTATCGACTCTATACTGGCAGAGGCCAACGGACTTAGCATCGGAGATATGCTTACATTTAGAACGGAAACCGGGGCTAATACATCAGGGAAGATTGTCGGAATTTTCTTTTCTGGTATGGAGCGGCAACAGGAAAACTCGGTAATGTCCGCATATCGCATCGAAAATCAGATTTTTGTTGATCACGGAATATTCGCCTCGCTGTTTACCTCATACGATTTCTCCAGACTATCCGTTTATGCAGCCGACCCCGATGCATTGACCACTTTGCATCAACAAATAGAGTCGATGCTTGGCGAAAGCATCAGTATTACCACATCCGATGCACTATATCAACAGATACAGGCACCACTAAAGCAGATTATTCGGATCACATCTCTGATACTTACATTGATTGTCACAACAGCTATAATTGTCATTTCATTGCTTCTTTGCATGTGGATGAGAACACGTAAAAAAGAAATGGCCGTTTTAATTAGCTTAGGTGTATCAAAACTTGATCTTTTTTTACAAGCAATAACGGAAAGCCTTTTTCTGCTTTACTTGGCGATAATGGGTGCAATTACTTGTAGCAGTTTGTTTTTGAACAAGCTGATGAATAACTTATTTCCATCAGATAGCTTGATTGGTATGGCGAATATTCGATTGGAGGGACAGCATATCTTGATGCTTATTGTAATGGGAAGTGCAATTGTACTACTGACGGTAGGAATTTCAGTTTCCCCGGCACTCTGGGCAAGCCCCAGAGATACATTTTCAAGGGTGGAGGGATAG
- the iorA gene encoding indolepyruvate ferredoxin oxidoreductase subunit alpha yields the protein MSEKLLMGNEAIALGAIRAGVNIVTGYPGTPSTEVLETVARNNPGDIYIEWSVNEKSAMEVAAGAAYSGARTMVTMKQVGLNVASDPLMSLAYIGVKGGMVVLVADDPGPFSSQTEQDTRHFARYSNLPVLDPSTPEEAYEMIQYAFELSEMVELPVFLRPTTRICHSCATIDVDDKRLEHKIEGFVKDPRWVIFPSLAYKKHIHIEELQHKLSDIFSSISFNKVEGKDVKTGVAASGVAYSYVVEAIEKLNANVKLFKVGTPYPLPQETASCFLEGLDEVLVFEELDPVVEEEMAMLCASKQQKTRILGKKTGHLPFAGEYTFELVCEALAKYLNIKTEKIENTLAPELPVRQPVLCAGCPHRASFYAVKMAMKGQKAVFTGDIGCYTLGNAKPLDMVDTCLCMGAGITVAQGIKRAQPDAKHIAFIGDSTFFHTGIPGIVNAVYNNTDITVVILDNSTTAMTGHQPHPGTGKTMMNNISEKIDIYTMVKACGVGHIVKGNPLDFGSAVEIIKKAAEYQGPSAVIFEAPCIALFKPPVKYTIKDNCKNCKKCITDIGCPAISFIDGKVNIEPSLCYGCGLCTNVCPFNAIGGEENE from the coding sequence ATGTCTGAAAAACTACTTATGGGTAACGAGGCCATAGCCCTTGGTGCTATAAGAGCAGGGGTAAATATTGTAACAGGGTACCCCGGAACCCCTTCTACAGAGGTGCTTGAAACAGTAGCCCGTAATAATCCGGGAGATATATATATTGAATGGTCTGTAAATGAAAAGTCTGCAATGGAAGTAGCTGCGGGTGCAGCATATTCCGGTGCCAGAACCATGGTAACTATGAAGCAGGTTGGATTGAACGTTGCGTCTGATCCCCTCATGAGTCTGGCATATATTGGCGTAAAGGGAGGCATGGTAGTACTTGTTGCTGATGACCCGGGGCCTTTTTCATCTCAGACTGAGCAGGATACAAGGCATTTTGCAAGATACTCCAATCTTCCTGTGCTTGACCCCTCAACACCTGAAGAAGCATATGAAATGATTCAGTATGCTTTTGAATTGTCAGAAATGGTGGAGCTTCCTGTATTTTTGAGACCTACTACAAGGATATGTCATTCCTGTGCAACTATAGATGTAGATGATAAAAGACTTGAACATAAAATTGAGGGTTTTGTGAAAGACCCCAGATGGGTTATATTTCCGAGCCTTGCTTACAAAAAGCATATTCATATTGAAGAACTTCAACATAAGCTAAGTGATATATTTTCCAGCATCAGTTTCAACAAGGTTGAGGGAAAAGATGTAAAAACTGGTGTTGCTGCATCAGGAGTTGCGTATTCGTATGTGGTAGAGGCAATTGAAAAATTAAATGCCAATGTAAAGCTGTTTAAAGTTGGAACTCCTTATCCATTGCCTCAGGAGACTGCATCCTGCTTCCTCGAAGGATTGGACGAAGTTCTTGTATTCGAAGAGCTTGACCCTGTTGTTGAAGAGGAAATGGCCATGCTTTGTGCCTCAAAACAGCAGAAAACCAGAATACTTGGTAAAAAGACCGGGCATCTGCCATTTGCAGGAGAGTATACTTTTGAATTAGTCTGCGAGGCACTTGCAAAATATCTCAATATAAAAACAGAAAAAATTGAAAATACATTAGCTCCCGAACTTCCTGTCAGACAGCCCGTACTTTGTGCAGGATGCCCTCACAGAGCTTCTTTCTATGCTGTCAAAATGGCAATGAAAGGCCAAAAGGCAGTGTTTACCGGCGATATAGGCTGTTATACTCTCGGAAATGCAAAACCTTTGGATATGGTAGATACTTGTCTTTGTATGGGTGCCGGCATTACAGTGGCACAAGGAATTAAAAGAGCCCAACCTGATGCAAAGCATATAGCTTTTATTGGCGACTCCACATTCTTCCATACCGGAATACCGGGCATTGTAAATGCCGTATATAACAATACCGATATTACAGTGGTTATATTGGATAACAGTACTACCGCTATGACAGGTCATCAGCCCCATCCGGGAACGGGCAAAACAATGATGAACAATATATCTGAAAAAATAGATATCTACACAATGGTGAAAGCCTGTGGTGTAGGCCACATCGTCAAAGGAAATCCACTTGATTTCGGCAGTGCCGTAGAAATAATCAAAAAAGCGGCAGAATACCAAGGCCCTTCAGCGGTAATCTTTGAAGCTCCTTGTATTGCTCTATTTAAGCCGCCTGTAAAATACACTATTAAAGACAATTGTAAAAATTGCAAAAAATGTATTACTGATATTGGATGTCCTGCCATATCATTTATTGATGGCAAAGTCAATATAGAGCCTTCCCTTTGCTACGGCTGCGGGTTATGTACAAATGTATGTCCCTTTAATGCCATAGGAGGTGAAGAAAATGAGTAA
- a CDS encoding response regulator transcription factor, producing MRVLLIEDDENLSAVIEEQLQKEGYITNRCADGETALFYALNLEYGYDIVLLDRMLPIIDGLTILKAMRRKQIYTPVLMMTGLGELDDKIDGLDCGADDYLVKPFHIKELLARVRALTRRPTDIVEEVLRAYDLTLDAGQRRLTSNGYSIILTQKEADVMAAFLESPDKTQTRDGLLWKVWGGRGEVEDGNVDNYIHFLRKRLRELGCKTTIKTVYGAGYRLEESP from the coding sequence ATGAGAGTATTATTAATTGAGGATGACGAAAATCTATCTGCTGTAATTGAGGAGCAGTTGCAGAAAGAGGGCTATATTACAAACCGTTGCGCTGATGGCGAAACGGCTTTGTTTTATGCCCTGAATCTCGAATATGGTTATGATATTGTTTTACTGGACAGGATGCTGCCTATTATAGACGGCCTGACGATTTTGAAAGCAATGCGGCGAAAGCAAATATATACGCCTGTTCTGATGATGACCGGGCTCGGTGAATTGGATGATAAAATCGATGGGTTAGATTGTGGGGCCGACGATTATTTGGTCAAGCCGTTCCATATAAAAGAACTGCTGGCGCGGGTCAGAGCTTTGACACGCCGCCCCACAGATATTGTCGAAGAGGTATTGAGGGCATATGATCTCACCTTGGACGCAGGGCAGAGAAGGCTTACCTCTAATGGTTATTCGATTATACTGACACAAAAGGAAGCCGATGTGATGGCCGCTTTTTTAGAATCACCTGATAAAACGCAGACACGTGATGGGCTGCTCTGGAAGGTGTGGGGCGGACGCGGAGAAGTTGAGGATGGCAATGTAGACAACTATATTCATTTCCTGCGTAAGCGCTTGCGGGAATTAGGTTGCAAAACTACAATCAAAACTGTCTACGGCGCAGGCTATAGGTTGGAGGAATCGCCGTGA
- a CDS encoding methylglyoxal synthase: protein MSTNKLGKQKHIALIAHDNRKEDLISWAKSKSDILCRHFLCGTGTTAKMITEKTGLPVKKFKSGPLGGDQQIGACIANGEVDFMIFFWDPLTSQPHDPDVKALLRIAVLYDIPVAMNQSTADFLLTSNLMEDDYERNVVDYYSRLRKEHFGGL from the coding sequence ATGAGCACAAACAAACTTGGCAAGCAGAAACACATAGCATTAATAGCACACGATAACAGAAAAGAAGACTTGATTAGCTGGGCAAAAAGCAAGTCAGACATACTTTGCAGACATTTTTTATGTGGTACGGGTACAACAGCAAAAATGATTACCGAAAAAACAGGTTTGCCGGTTAAGAAATTTAAAAGCGGACCTCTTGGAGGCGATCAACAGATAGGTGCGTGCATTGCCAATGGTGAAGTGGACTTTATGATATTCTTCTGGGATCCCCTTACTTCACAGCCACATGATCCTGATGTAAAGGCATTGCTTAGAATAGCCGTTTTGTATGATATTCCGGTTGCAATGAATCAGTCAACTGCTGATTTTCTCCTGACCTCAAACCTGATGGAAGACGACTATGAAAGGAATGTAGTGGATTACTACAGTCGCTTGAGGAAGGAACATTTCGGAGGGCTCTGA
- a CDS encoding ABC transporter permease codes for MNSMQRAWRSVIRKPIKTLLLLLVIVTISLLILCGMASRNASVQTQDNTRQAIGAGLRLDANERNRFKRIKEASEHFDKNGEGSYGGVHQKIISTARGPQWSSWTDNSFDSLQMNDIKKIAVVPGIADYNITTVITPVLPENFERIEAADVDQHADIGCVSLIGNRRMALDFNVLSGNVSIKSGRMVEADDQNVCVISEQLAKANSISVGDALQFKNRRDPKNTNIYEATVIGIYKTKQLISPKMSGDTYRSENIIFTDLRFPEKAEGYENDPLFEHAYFKIGDVDLYDSVKTAVEKINMDWERYDLIDRNGNMSTVSSNFNDLAKISTLLIVITFVAGLVILFLIFVFWVKNRNHEIGVLLALGCKKVNILGQLFVEALIITFLSFAISFACAPVITEVAANYLVTHQIEQAQMQKDMNAGKVLTEYRESEQTVVGVNVAVTDEMMVFCGLGMISLVGASVGIAGISILRKKPKDILSELS; via the coding sequence ATGAACAGTATGCAGAGAGCTTGGCGTAGCGTAATTCGCAAGCCAATCAAAACCTTGCTTTTGCTATTGGTTATCGTAACCATCAGCTTGCTTATATTATGTGGAATGGCTAGCAGAAACGCCAGTGTGCAAACACAGGACAATACTCGACAAGCAATAGGCGCTGGTTTACGCTTAGACGCTAATGAGCGAAATCGCTTTAAACGAATCAAGGAGGCGTCTGAGCATTTTGATAAGAACGGCGAAGGCTCTTACGGAGGAGTACACCAGAAAATTATTAGCACCGCTAGGGGTCCGCAATGGTCATCGTGGACAGATAACTCTTTTGATTCCTTGCAAATGAATGACATAAAAAAAATAGCCGTTGTGCCGGGGATAGCAGATTATAATATCACAACCGTTATTACTCCGGTTTTGCCCGAAAATTTCGAGCGAATTGAGGCTGCGGATGTGGATCAACATGCTGATATTGGCTGTGTTTCACTCATAGGTAACAGGAGGATGGCGCTTGACTTCAACGTGCTTTCCGGCAATGTAAGTATTAAGAGCGGGCGCATGGTTGAGGCGGACGATCAGAATGTATGCGTTATTTCCGAGCAGTTGGCGAAAGCCAATTCTATTTCTGTGGGCGATGCTTTACAGTTTAAAAACCGCCGTGACCCAAAAAATACCAACATATATGAAGCGACGGTTATCGGGATATATAAAACCAAACAGTTGATTTCCCCCAAAATGAGTGGGGATACTTACCGTTCAGAAAATATTATTTTCACGGATTTACGTTTCCCTGAAAAGGCAGAGGGATACGAGAATGATCCATTATTTGAACATGCTTATTTCAAAATTGGGGATGTTGATTTATATGATAGCGTAAAGACTGCTGTTGAAAAGATAAACATGGACTGGGAGCGATACGATTTGATTGACCGCAACGGCAATATGTCTACAGTGTCCTCCAATTTTAATGACTTGGCAAAAATTAGCACTTTGCTTATTGTCATTACCTTTGTTGCGGGCCTAGTGATTCTCTTTTTAATCTTTGTCTTTTGGGTGAAGAACAGAAACCATGAAATTGGTGTTTTGCTCGCGCTTGGTTGTAAAAAGGTCAATATTTTAGGACAGCTTTTTGTGGAAGCTCTGATTATTACGTTTTTGTCTTTTGCAATCTCCTTTGCCTGTGCGCCGGTAATAACGGAAGTCGCGGCTAACTATTTGGTTACACATCAAATAGAACAAGCACAAATGCAAAAAGACATGAACGCGGGCAAGGTGTTAACGGAATATAGAGAATCGGAGCAAACCGTAGTTGGCGTAAATGTTGCAGTTACAGATGAAATGATGGTCTTCTGCGGGTTGGGCATGATTTCATTAGTTGGCGCATCTGTTGGAATCGCAGGAATAAGCATCTTGCGTAAAAAGCCCAAAGATATATTGAGCGAATTGAGTTAA
- a CDS encoding ABC transporter ATP-binding protein: MAKGNPKGRGIENPIKVFKRLLAYVLKEYKFLFVIVVICIFISSLSNVAGTLFLKNLIDDYITPLLNKSGAADFGPLLKAILTIAAIYLMGVLTNYVFNRIMIVISQGSLKKIRDDMFAHMETLPISHFDSHSHGELMSLYTNDTDSLRQMISQSIPQLLASVITIVSVFFSMIFLSIPLTIVQMIAIAVMFYTIKVIGGKSGMYFGLQQRDIGKLNGYVEEMMEGQRVVKVFCHEEESKLNFDKLNDALCDSANNANKFANILMPILGNVGNITYVLISIVGAILAISGFGSFTVGALASFLQLTRSFSQTIGQASQQFNFIVMALAGADRIFKLLDEKPEVDQGYVSLVNVKENEQGELTESPERTGIWAWKHPHGDGTITYTKLLGEVIFDDVDFGYREDKIILHNISLYAKPGQKVAFVGATGAGKTTITNLINRFYDIQDGKIRYDGININKIKKNDLRSSLGIVLQDAHLFTGTVADNIRYGKLNASDEEVIAAAKLANAHMFIKHLPNGYETIITGDGGNLSQGQRQLLTIARAAIADPPVLILDEATSSIDTRTEAIVQEGMDRLMKGRTVFVIAHRLSTVKNSDVIMVLEQGEIIERGSHKDLIKEKGKYYQLYTGAFELS; encoded by the coding sequence ATGGCGAAAGGTAATCCAAAAGGAAGAGGAATTGAGAATCCTATTAAAGTTTTTAAAAGATTACTGGCTTATGTATTGAAGGAATATAAATTTTTATTTGTCATTGTTGTAATATGTATTTTTATCAGCTCACTTTCCAATGTTGCAGGTACATTGTTTCTGAAAAATCTTATTGATGATTATATAACCCCACTGTTAAATAAATCCGGGGCTGCTGACTTCGGGCCGTTGTTAAAAGCTATTTTAACCATTGCAGCGATTTATCTTATGGGAGTTTTGACTAATTATGTATTTAATCGAATTATGATTGTAATATCTCAAGGCTCTTTAAAAAAGATAAGAGACGATATGTTTGCTCATATGGAAACCTTGCCTATAAGTCATTTTGATTCTCATTCTCATGGAGAGTTAATGAGTTTATATACAAACGATACTGATTCATTAAGGCAGATGATAAGCCAGAGTATTCCACAGTTGTTGGCTTCAGTTATAACAATTGTAAGTGTATTTTTTTCAATGATTTTTTTAAGCATACCACTGACCATTGTACAAATGATAGCAATAGCTGTTATGTTTTACACAATCAAGGTAATCGGCGGGAAGAGCGGTATGTATTTCGGACTTCAGCAAAGAGACATTGGTAAACTTAATGGTTATGTTGAAGAAATGATGGAAGGTCAAAGGGTTGTAAAAGTATTTTGTCATGAAGAAGAATCAAAACTTAATTTTGATAAATTAAATGATGCCCTTTGTGATAGTGCTAATAATGCAAATAAATTTGCTAATATATTAATGCCTATACTTGGAAATGTAGGAAACATAACTTATGTACTGATTTCTATTGTCGGCGCAATACTGGCAATTTCGGGCTTTGGTAGTTTTACAGTGGGAGCATTGGCTTCTTTCCTTCAATTAACCAGAAGCTTTAGTCAGACTATAGGTCAGGCTTCTCAGCAGTTTAACTTTATTGTAATGGCATTAGCCGGGGCTGACCGCATTTTTAAGCTTCTTGATGAAAAGCCGGAAGTAGACCAAGGCTATGTGTCTTTGGTTAATGTAAAAGAAAATGAACAGGGAGAACTGACAGAATCACCGGAACGTACAGGAATATGGGCTTGGAAGCATCCTCATGGTGACGGCACTATTACCTATACAAAGCTATTAGGTGAAGTAATATTTGATGACGTGGATTTTGGTTATAGAGAAGATAAAATTATACTGCACAACATAAGTCTTTATGCAAAGCCGGGACAAAAGGTAGCTTTTGTAGGTGCTACCGGAGCAGGAAAAACAACTATTACTAATTTAATTAACAGATTCTACGATATTCAGGACGGAAAAATACGCTATGACGGTATTAATATTAACAAAATTAAAAAGAACGATTTAAGAAGTTCTCTGGGAATAGTGCTTCAGGATGCACATCTGTTTACGGGGACAGTTGCTGACAACATAAGGTATGGAAAATTAAATGCATCCGATGAAGAGGTTATTGCGGCGGCAAAGCTTGCAAATGCTCATATGTTTATTAAGCATTTACCGAACGGATACGAAACAATCATTACAGGTGACGGAGGCAACCTGTCTCAAGGACAGAGACAACTTCTGACTATTGCAAGAGCTGCTATTGCCGACCCGCCGGTTTTGATTCTTGACGAAGCGACTTCCAGTATTGATACAAGAACAGAGGCAATTGTTCAAGAGGGAATGGACAGGCTTATGAAAGGAAGAACAGTTTTTGTAATTGCACACAGACTTTCTACTGTTAAAAATTCCGATGTAATTATGGTATTAGAACAGGGTGAGATTATTGAAAGAGGAAGTCACAAGGATTTGATTAAGGAAAAAGGAAAGTACTATCAGTTGTACACCGGAGCATTTGAATTGTCATAA
- a CDS encoding sensor histidine kinase, producing MCDSIIEQIKNGVGISDPNLLSYIAKFHGFVYISDGISEKSSIESFVTSSDILIKQMKSGNTPFSTTVKADANTEIATRTMHLISGTQNEKYCGVNNAFQVSGTEYNLILIVPQSTTWEIIKSYCSWYPLVWLGMLLLISFMSRILIGKAIEPVEVTIRSQKRFIAAASHELKAPLSVIQANAETLCIDQADTASQKKQKVVLDECGRMSALIQSMLRLASSDAGSWKMSMKETDVDSLLIEAWEAFQESARNKNIRLELNIEEHYPKFTGDKEHIGMVLGILIDNAVSYSMPHLSVEMGAEVQQKQIVLFITDHGVGISNSEKEKVFERFYRADPSRNSKEHFGLGLCIAKEIVQLHQGIITLEDTPGGGCTFKVKLPIKNAKR from the coding sequence ATGTGCGACAGCATCATTGAGCAAATCAAAAATGGAGTGGGAATAAGTGATCCTAATTTATTAAGTTACATAGCTAAATTCCACGGGTTTGTTTATATATCTGACGGAATTTCTGAAAAATCCAGTATAGAAAGTTTCGTTACATCTTCAGATATTTTGATCAAGCAAATGAAATCTGGGAATACGCCTTTTTCAACAACCGTTAAAGCGGACGCTAATACTGAGATAGCGACTCGCACCATGCACTTAATAAGTGGAACACAAAATGAAAAATATTGTGGAGTCAACAACGCTTTTCAAGTATCGGGAACCGAGTACAACTTGATTTTGATTGTTCCGCAATCCACGACATGGGAAATCATAAAAAGTTATTGCAGTTGGTATCCTCTGGTATGGTTGGGTATGCTCTTGCTCATATCGTTTATGAGCCGTATACTGATCGGCAAAGCAATAGAACCGGTGGAGGTAACCATAAGAAGCCAGAAGAGATTTATTGCGGCTGCTTCACATGAATTAAAAGCACCACTATCAGTGATACAAGCCAATGCAGAAACTCTATGTATTGATCAAGCTGATACAGCTTCACAGAAAAAACAAAAGGTTGTGCTGGATGAATGCGGGCGTATGTCCGCGCTCATACAATCCATGCTTAGATTAGCGTCGAGTGACGCCGGAAGCTGGAAAATGAGCATGAAAGAAACAGATGTAGATTCTCTTTTGATTGAGGCATGGGAAGCATTCCAAGAATCTGCACGAAACAAAAACATCCGTTTAGAGTTGAACATAGAAGAACATTACCCCAAGTTCACTGGAGATAAAGAACACATTGGCATGGTTCTTGGTATATTGATTGACAATGCAGTTTCGTATTCTATGCCCCATTTGTCTGTTGAAATGGGTGCGGAGGTACAGCAGAAGCAAATTGTGTTGTTTATAACAGATCATGGAGTGGGCATCTCCAATAGCGAGAAAGAGAAGGTGTTTGAACGTTTCTATCGTGCTGACCCGTCGAGGAATAGCAAAGAGCACTTTGGATTAGGTTTGTGCATTGCCAAAGAAATTGTTCAGCTACATCAAGGAATTATCACATTGGAGGATACACCGGGTGGCGGTTGTACTTTCAAGGTTAAACTGCCCATAAAGAACGCTAAACGGTAA
- a CDS encoding ABC transporter ATP-binding protein produces MILEAKNVSYYYKSNKEALILDNVNYGFDCGKMYAILGPSGAGKTTLLSLLAGLDVPIKGQILYDGKPITSKGLTAHRKYHSSLVFQNYNLIDYLTPIENVKLGGKGNPETLLGTIGIGKEFWKRNVLQLSGGQQQRVAIARALASEAKLLLADEPTGNLDDATAWDVIDLLKRIAHEENKCVIVVTHNKELAKEADAAIHMKTRT; encoded by the coding sequence ATGATTTTAGAAGCAAAAAATGTGTCCTATTATTATAAGTCAAATAAAGAGGCTTTGATTCTTGATAATGTAAACTACGGCTTCGATTGCGGGAAAATGTATGCGATCCTCGGGCCGAGCGGCGCAGGCAAGACAACTCTCTTATCCCTGCTGGCAGGGTTGGATGTTCCCATCAAGGGACAAATTCTCTATGATGGTAAACCGATTACTTCTAAAGGGCTTACTGCTCATCGTAAGTATCACAGTTCGTTGGTATTTCAAAACTACAACCTAATTGATTACCTCACTCCTATAGAAAATGTAAAACTCGGTGGTAAGGGGAATCCTGAAACATTGCTTGGCACCATCGGCATTGGAAAAGAGTTTTGGAAGCGAAATGTCTTACAGCTATCCGGAGGCCAACAACAACGAGTTGCCATAGCTCGTGCATTGGCCAGTGAGGCCAAGCTATTGTTGGCAGACGAACCCACCGGAAATCTCGATGATGCCACTGCGTGGGATGTAATTGATCTTTTGAAACGTATTGCCCACGAAGAAAATAAATGCGTTATTGTTGTAACGCATAACAAGGAATTGGCAAAGGAAGCTGATGCGGCTATTCACATGAAAACCCGTACTTGA
- a CDS encoding indolepyruvate oxidoreductase subunit beta has product MSKFDILISGVGGQGTVLASRLIAAAAINQGCFARTAETIGMSQRGGCVVSHVRIDSHKSGSVIPLYGANMIIAFELAEAARSIPRLSKEGCCIVNTQVIKPVSASLGNSNYDNEEIIKYIKDNSQEVYFIDGYSLAEKAGNVKAVNVVLLGAATAVGKMPFTREIMQAAIVKNVPAKFRELNQKAFEMGYEATVELIKRPKNHIT; this is encoded by the coding sequence ATGAGTAAATTTGATATATTGATTTCAGGTGTCGGAGGACAGGGAACAGTACTTGCTTCAAGGCTTATTGCTGCGGCAGCTATCAATCAGGGCTGTTTTGCAAGAACTGCTGAAACAATAGGTATGTCTCAAAGAGGTGGCTGCGTTGTCAGTCATGTACGTATAGACAGCCATAAATCCGGCTCTGTAATCCCGTTGTATGGAGCAAATATGATTATTGCCTTTGAGCTCGCAGAAGCAGCACGCAGTATTCCGAGACTTTCAAAAGAAGGCTGTTGTATTGTTAATACACAGGTTATAAAGCCTGTGTCGGCGTCTCTTGGAAACTCTAATTATGATAATGAGGAAATAATCAAATATATTAAAGATAATTCACAGGAAGTCTATTTTATAGATGGGTATTCTTTGGCAGAAAAAGCAGGTAATGTAAAGGCTGTAAATGTAGTTTTACTTGGAGCTGCCACAGCAGTAGGTAAAATGCCCTTTACAAGAGAAATAATGCAAGCTGCCATCGTTAAGAATGTTCCCGCAAAATTCAGAGAACTGAACCAGAAGGCTTTTGAAATGGGATATGAAGCAACTGTTGAACTAATAAAAAGGCCTAAAAACCACATAACATAA